The sequence TGGGCTCTCGGTActatcgaagaacgatctggccgacagcctggcctataatagcttaaaggtgcgacaaatgggatccttgtattttttgttgagaccagaatttttcgtttgtttaaatttattgacacacatatttctctttgcagggtttgatacttagcaatgccctcagggcacagaaagatgctgaagacgaagggtgtgctatagccctgagcaaccttcgttccgaagtaattgaactgaggaacgaaggcctcgaaaaagataaaatattacactcattgataaataaaataaaggaaaacgaagctgcttttaagggtcaagctgaagctcaaaagcgcgaaattgacgatcttcggaaacaactggccagagccaaggaagaacgcatacttgaagaaacaaggcgagaactcagcgaccaatgggcagatcacctagaaggaactgtcgaagagcttcggtcggccaagaagagatgctataacaaatctatagagtgtgttaagaagttaaaagctagcttcgccagggtcggcgccttctcaagcgaagaaaactttacgaggggcaatcccgaaggtcccatcgaatggatcgaccacgaagctgaggccttcgaagaaattttaaatagccgtggagatatatgtgctttctctggtgccagaggaattgccaccattttagagaagaagggctgcgaacatgtaaaaattttagcacaatccgaagctgctttgtcctttgaagatgcaagagatccttcggccgaagctagcatgatcggtggaaaatttttcaccgatatctgggataatggtggccgagaaatggccggagaaattattcaaaaaagtgaaaagggcattcacgatgctagagaagtggctgaggctgctgaaaagagcgcagagctcgaaggtcaattaggtattagctaatagtttttattgtgttgtaatttttggttttaagcttcgtttgccatttgtaatagcaatgtagccgtatcctgtccttcttcagatcctgctaaagcgtctccgggccctcagccgaaaggagacgacgaaattaaaaagatggctgaagccattatggacgaagtcgtcaatcggctcctgaatgaggctgcacaagttgttctgagagaagattaaatgctattgtaaattaaaacttctgaaatgtaatatattgcaacattttgtaatcctgaatgtaatatacccgtttttattgctcaattctttacgatgcatgaaactttacacataccgctttttgagtctttgacgaaaaaacaccttcccttcttttcatgcttcgtgaagaggaatttttctttgttacaacaatatccagtgttctgatgaataatatccaggcttcgtgaagatactttccgaagctatacttccgaagatcaataatgtatctccttgtgacattatgatttttcccttttttcaaaacgttcttctgtagtTTAATACGATGTCcatctcttgtgccatatgcaacatgatgtatgatgcttatgttatgcgaaatgatgcgatgatgttatgctgtgtaagatggtgtttattccgaagatacacacattcctgcgacaaaacacaatcttttgaatcagcattgtctttttactataagcctcccttaggagcttcttcgccttttacttcggcggaatcagcgtttatttttcgctgtaagcctcccttaggagcttcttcgccttttactttcagcggtattcgcgttgacttttcgcgcttcgccttttacttaggcggtatcagcgttgacttttcgttgtatgctctgcattccctttggaacgactttggagcagaaaacttacactgcgctcactttggaacgacttttgtgacttcggcaaacttactctgcgttctttagaacgactttttgttgcttcgaagaattttcgatagttcgaaggtcctctttgttatcacaagtctttcaacaatttgaacctgtgaagaaaatatattttccttgtgggaatcaacgaaactatttacatgaaacctgaacaatgtcctttattacagaaaataaaactgaatgaaaaagattgctattaaggtaggatatttgtcaatagatgtgctttgactctggcacagtgctgttgactgtgcgagcttcggactgttctctgaagtccctttgatgtggagcatattggctcccttctggctgctgaccttgttgcagcggtggtggaggcggaggttgttgccaggaagcctgaggttgactcgccgaagcaacagaaactgcagggtgattgcctacatactctgggatgtaaggcgaatgatacgaagcagtgtgcatgacctgcttcggctgagcctgttgtgctgccgcttcggctatttctttttgcttctggatggtaacatggcacatcctggtggtatgacctttgttctcaccacagaataagcaaaagattcttcttggttgatcgccaaatcttcctccgaagcccctagcgcctctgcctcttggagctggtggtctgaaggagccttgctgttgccccgaagcctgtgaggaacattgtggcctttgctgttggctccctctatcgtcattttgtgtagagttatgaattgatctaacatgcctcgggtagaacctccctccgaagcccctggtcatttcagaaaacctgaaagcctcctcccttctttggcgaaaatcattatcagcccgaatgtactcgtccatcttctggagcagcttctccaaagtttgaggaggcttcctagcgaagtactgagctgacggtcctggccgaagccccttgatcatggcctcaatgacaatttcattgggcaccgttggtgcctgtgccctcaaatgcaagaaccttcggacatacgcctgaaggtattcttcgtgatcctgggtgcactggaacagagcttgagcagtaaccggcttcgtctgaaacccttggaagctagttaacaacaagtccttcagcttctgccatgaagtgatcgttcctggccgaagggaggaataccaggtttgagcaacacttctgacagccataacaaaagatttggccatgactgcagcattgccaccatacgaagatactgttgcttcgtagctcatcaaaaactgcttcgggtctgagtggccatcgaatacggggagctgaggtggcttgtaggacggaggccaaggtgtagcctgcagctcagcggacagaggagaagcatcatcaaaaacaaaattcccatgatggaaattgtcataccagtcatcttcgttgggaaaaccctcctgatgaaggtcttggtgctgaggccttcggtgttgctcatcctgggcaagatgacgaacttcttcagaggcttcatctatctgcctctgtagttcagctagcctggccatcttttctttcttcctttgcacctgttgatgaagcatctccatatctctgatttcttgatctatctcgtcttctggtggtgtcgggctgacagccttccttttctggcttcgggcctcccgaagggagactgtctcctgattatggtccagcggttgcagagctgcagccccagtcgctgaagccttcttcggcgccataacgaaggtttatgatcgccgaaggtgttcaaaaaactcaaagagtggaagtgagttcaccggaggtgggcgccaatgttggggacttgttctcaaatgctaaaagtcaagaacaaggcaacatagaaaatgttaatcggcaaagtccttcgtcctccaaagcattattccccttaggatataatggtttccggacgaaggttatgaagggcgtaccttcataaatacattatacaatgacgaagaatgaacTGTAAGAAATATAAAGAATAACATAGATAATTAAATATTATATATCATTATcatatataaacagaaataacatcgaattacaaatgtaccttcaagttgaaggagatgaaagtacaagcgtaacgcaaaagtgaatgccaaatcagcgtgaacagtacgtgggtattgttcacctatttataggcacaggtcacagcctatgcaaaattacatttatgccctttacatttgataataattctattgtaatctatcgaggtctgaatagccttttcatctttaagtcggtttcattttgttgctatcatgccgaagctttcctgtccacaccttcggcgctgtatcaaccttcgtattattctggtctgctgtgataccgacttgagtccgaagatacctgttcacacattaaactccagaaatactgttaaatcctgtttttgaggaccttcgtaagccgaaggcccccaacaatagagTAATGctatttttatatcatcacatCTTATATAATTCTATTGCATCCCTCAGTGTTTGTGAAATGTGTTGGTTTTTCACTTTCtccaaatatgttgcaaattgacatatcaagtcaatatgaagatcacaaaactcatgcacatatttagggggagccacaCATACACAAGTATTTATATCTCGCCAGTGCTTTTATTTTTTAATTTTTATCTctactctagtttgttttggcatcaatcaccaaaaagggggagattgtaagtgcaatcaaccctaattgagggttttggtgattaaatgataaaacaaacagagattctaacaagtttgctcctagcatgtatacagttattctacagacaggagaagcacagatcttatgagtatgcaaatgtaaaagcacagcggattaaaattctacatcatatagcgtgctccaagtgcttgggaACAACGGTAGTTTgcattttataattcttgagttatagaaATTGTCgtccaattaagagggatccgcaataaGTTAAGTAAGTTTTGCGATGAGCTCAGTCCAAACCCCTTCAAATTCCCTTAGAGAATATTTttctagatcatgaatgccctttaaAAAACCAATTTTACTCCCCACTAAAGTTTCACCTTGGTTCACCTCAGTTTTCTCAAAACTTGTCCTTCAgtttcaaaaaccggttcaaccggacctaaaaccggttcaaccggtttctgcactgttccttCTGTCACCTCTGacctgccagtctgccagtcaaaAGCTGTCAAAAAAGTCGTGTGCAGAGTttttcaaaaaccggttcaaccggatttgagtccggctcaaccgaatttgtggtcggtcgagtctccggctgagtacctCAGTGAACCGAGAACTCCCTGGTGGAAATCGGTTTTTGGTCCACTTctgcaacggctgccagcttttgggggatcctttaaatacccccacactctctctcttcattcacttcTGCTCTCTCCACGatttcttggctgaccaacctccAAACAAGGGCATTCAATTCACCTCTCACACCGAAAATCGCATCCCCTTCAATCgtttgaaggatccttggtgtgaggtgaagtcgatctaacactgttgatttcatcttgattctcctattctcttcattcttgagctcattgcaaacttaaccttgtgcggatttgttactcttggaaccttgcgttccttgacggatagaggttgcttgggagtctccaaatttgtggatgaccccaagaagtttgtatcacccgctctttgagcaaatttgagaagagattgccttgaccttggtggtcggcttgtggaggattagggttggaaaagacccagccctttgtgggctcctcaacgaggagtaggacacccttgtggtggttgccgaacctcgggttaaatcgtgtgttcttgtgtgttcttgataaGTGCTTTAATTTGTTGGTTAGTTCATATTCGATTATATTGTGTGCAAATCGTGTGACATACCGATTTGTCATCTATTCgagtggattttctctagggCAAGCCTTTAGCAAAATCTCTCACTACTTCGTCACATTTGTTTAATtgtttatctaatctaagttgagtaggttcaaacttgttcagttgtaaacaaaatcaactgaaccggtttgcaccaatgcaacttgaatttgacactatctcgaagtttttagtggaaaatttcaggtgtagcctattcaccccccatctAGGCTACTTTCAGTGCAGTATGGCCGAATTTTGGATATTGACTTGAAAATACCTCCAAGACCTCCTGGATATGCATTCGTTGAGGTGAGGCTATTTTGCTATTGTCTAATTCTGTAATAATGATACATTCTTTTATGGGGCCTGCTTTTAAACACATGCAACTGCTCCATTACTGTGTTCACGTTTAAAACATATTTTGATCATGCTTTAACCTTTCAAATCAAACTGACTGATATAattaatttcttttgatgtcaccAAACATTTGGTGCTAACAAAAAATGATGCTTTTATAGTTTGAGGATCCACATGATGCTGATGATGCAATTTATGGCCGTGATGGGTATAACTTTGATGGCTACAGGTTGCGGATATGtatatcatgctttcatttaatgGTTCTCCTAGAAGAGAGGATTTATTTGTGTTTTCTTGCATTTGCTGAAAATGCATTTTCTACTCAGGTTGAATTAGCTCATGGTGACAGAGGCCAGTCTTATTCTTATGATCGTTCAAGCAGCTATAGCAGTGCATGCCGTGGAGGTGTTTCTAGGCGCTCTAATTTCCGTGGTTGGTACTTCTGTCATATGAGAAAGTTTGCTTATAGTTCCTTACAGAGACTCTCAAGTTTCATTTCTTGAATCATGCAGTTATGGTCACTGGTTTACCCTCATCGGCATCATGGCAAGATCTGAAGGTAATTTGTTTATAATTCACTTATTCTAGGACCTGCTGGAAAGAACTCATTACTACATTTCAGGACCACATGCGGCGCGCTGGTGATGTATGTTTCTCTGATGTATACCGTGAGGCTGGAGGTTAGTTGTTAAGAACTCCAGGACACGTTTCCTGCTATTTCATTACAACATATGGTGTTAAAcataatccccaaacttgtaatcATTGTTTCCTAATAGAATGGATGTGGGCATCAAAGTCCTATGTGCCCAGGCTATCCACCAATTGTGGAGGAGGTTGGACGCCAGGGAGATTGTCCATTTCGCCTTCCCTTCGTAAGAGAAGATCTATGGCGGGTTAAAGATGACTGCCAAGTAGGCGCTGGCTCTAGCACAAATTGTTCGCTTCTCCACCAAACGAGCCAGAGAGGTTTTACTCAAATCATCTTATGATGCACGTTTACTCTTGAATATTGTTTGAATGAattctgttgggggtctgcttcgtcaccgaaggtcctataagaagaaacacctttggaagatcaacacagaagcaaagccgaagctaccatccgaggagcttcggcatagtgacacgccttgagacgaagggtggcaccgacttaaagatgaaaagaccaattggcccatgataatttgtgttatgattgtaaccggttgtaaaggacacaaatgtaaatccacacaggttgcgccttgtgcctataaatagatgaatagtactctcgtactgttcacgctgatttgtactagCTCGTGCATTACGCTTGTACAATTTCCTTCTGTCAAGTCAAAGGTATGAATGTAATTCCATATTGTATTTATTCATCCATAATATAACAAAGTTGAAtcaataatgttatataattattcatgttgttttCTATATcttacatgcttcttctttcatcaatgtatactgcaatcatgaaggtatgtccttcatgaccttcgtctgaagatcattatgtcctaagggaaataatgcttcgaaggacgaagggccttaacctttaacattttgtgttgccttgttcttaattcgtagcaattgagagcaagtccccaacattggcgcccacctccggtgaactcacttccactcttgagctgatggcttcgttcaacaaccaagtcgtagcaccttcggctacaaagctggtGTTCCCGATAATAGGTGGCTCAAGTTCAGAGCcgactaacaagaagcagaagaaggaagcacagagaagggtgcagcatgttggggtgcagggacccttcatcaagtcaaaatggtcccacatcccaatcaccttctcccaggaggaccttcagctcaaagattaccctcacaatgatgctatggtcatatcttgtgtcatcaagggatttctggtccataatgttctggttgatacaagcagtgcagcagatatcatatttgctaaggccttcagacagatgcaagagccagaagacaagattcatgatgctacacaccctctttgtggcttcggaggaaggcagattgtagcactcgacaaaatctcgatgccagtgaccttcggcttcgtccata is a genomic window of Zea mays cultivar B73 chromosome 5, Zm-B73-REFERENCE-NAM-5.0, whole genome shotgun sequence containing:
- the LOC103628598 gene encoding serine/arginine-rich splicing factor SR30, encoding MEVVAAVLPTLVPSGNAVVVLLADLGYLAAAEQCSIGCCAIGRLLSVQYGRILDIDLKIPPRPPGYAFVEFEDPHDADDAIYGRDGYNFDGYRLRICISCFHLMVELAHGDRGQSYSYDRSSSYSSACRGGVSRRSNFRVMVTGLPSSASWQDLKDHMRRAGDVCFSDVYREAGGMQSSLLALALVDDEKVEVVRAASWKDVEGSLFVVRRNSESRFQFIVMNTHNTGTSAITAWIDHPRRLDTHIVKLLLF